One region of Dysidea avara chromosome 1, odDysAvar1.4, whole genome shotgun sequence genomic DNA includes:
- the LOC136246855 gene encoding uncharacterized protein encodes MNNLPSVVQGSQLNKYCDDIELHCSSGDLLLAQCGLQSDMDSVDFWLRTNQLSLSVGKSHVMLIGSRQKLRDSDLCINISGKQFSRVPFLKYLGVYIDENLTWQKHTQYVYQRVQSRLHCLYRLRPLSNELLGKLYCAFVLPLLDYCDVVWSPSSVQYFKKFERIHSKFCSLIPATQSFLCHTLAERRRFHTAILVYRTLHQLSPAYLRETFQYTTTVTSHVRRNSHRLFVPRVRTSYGKNSFYYKGTQIWNSMNASIYTAATLGQFKNLYKSHFS; translated from the coding sequence ATGAACAATCTACCGTCTGTTGTTCAAGGCTCTCAACTAAATAAGTATTGTGATGATATAGAGTTACATTGCTCTAGTGGTGACTTGCTCTTAGCACAATGTGGCTTGCAAAGTGATATGGATTCTGTTGACTTTTGGTTGCGGACCAACCAGTTAAGTCTTAGTGTGGGAAAATCTCATGTAATGCTGATTGGCTCTCGACAGAAATTACGGGATAGTGATTTGTGTATTAATATCAGCGGAAAACAGTTTTCTCGAGTACCATTTcttaaatatcttggagtttacATTGATGAAAATTTGACTTGGCAGAAGCATACTCAATATGTTTATCAGAGAGTGCAGTCTAGGCTGCACTGTCTTTATCGTTTGCGTCCCTTATCTAATGAGCTGCTGGGCAAATTGTATTGTGCTTTTGTACTTCCTTTACTGGACTATTGCGATGTTGTGTGGTCACCTTCGTCTGTACAAtactttaaaaagtttgaaCGTATTCATTCTAAGTTTTGTTCGTTGATCCCAGCTACACAAAGTTTTTTGTGCCATACTTTGGCTGAACGTAGAAGATTCCATACTGCCATCCTTGTTTATAGGACTCTTCATCAGCTCTCACCAGCTTACTTGAGAGAAACATTTCAGTACACTACAACTGTTACCTCCCATGTTAGAAGAAACAGTCATCGCCTTTTTGTACCAAGAGTTAGGACTTCATATGGAAAGAATAGTTTTTACTATAAAGGAACGCAGATTTGGAACTCAATGAACGCCTCAATTTACACTGCAGCTACTCTTGGACAATTTAAAAACTTATATAAATCTCATTTTAGCTAA